A single Manduca sexta isolate Smith_Timp_Sample1 chromosome 11, JHU_Msex_v1.0, whole genome shotgun sequence DNA region contains:
- the LOC115453684 gene encoding uncharacterized protein LOC115453684, with protein MRMGTKIILLMSVVWIGSSATKVEITTGWKPELGFVTECSWTLYSNDSLQSVRLYNNEQQFMIYRPENNGREHMQTFPLNENFLEVHCVENDDRGVTGKCILTLELFKPPVADLTIACEVSGERPMFRMLKKDIIVSTFVPPTEAVINVVPTGQSAQSVILNCTSTGLPAPSLSWTVGDQKVPHDFSGVVWNKTSKLWHSWSLFSYSESTSEATCTPEVNMDGQLVKALAAMYSGASRVVGIQGVIISILLAMLLR; from the exons ATGAGAATGggcactaaaattattttactgatgTCCGTGGTTTGGATTg GGTCATCGGCCACTAAGGTGGAGATTACCACCGGTTGGAAGCCAGAGCTGGGCTTTGTTACAGAATGTTCGTGGACACTTTACTCCAACGACTCTCTCCAATCCGTCAGACTTTACAATAACGAGCAGCAGTTCATGATTTACAGGCCAGAG AACAACGGCAGAGAACACATGCAAACATTCCCCTTAAACGAAAACTTCCTGGAAGTACATTGTGTGGAAAACGACGATCGTGGAGTGACCGGCAAATGTATTCTGACTTTGGAACTGTTTAAGCCACCAGTAGCTGACCTCACTATCGCCTGCGAAGTTTCTGGAGAAAGGCCTATGTTCAGAATGCTTAAGAAGGATATCATTGTTTCGACTTTTG TTCCTCCTACCGAAGCTGTTATTAATGTTGTACCTACTGGCCAGTCCGCACAATCGGTGATCTTGAACTGCACGTCCACTGGGCTGCCGGCTCCTTCCCTGAGCTGGACTGTTGGAGATCAGAAG GTCCCCCACGATTTCTCAGGCGTCGTTTGGAATAAAACGTCGAAGCTTTGGCACTCGTGGTCTCTTTTCTCCTATTCCGAATCTACGTCGGAGGCGACTTGTACCCCTGAAGTGAACATGGATGGCCAATTGGTGAAGGCTTTAGCGGCTATGTATAGTGGGGCTAGTAGAGTTGTAG gtaTCCAAGGAGTGATCATTTCCATTTTATTAGCGATGCTTTTAAGATGA